In Eschrichtius robustus isolate mEscRob2 chromosome 2, mEscRob2.pri, whole genome shotgun sequence, a single window of DNA contains:
- the SLC34A1 gene encoding sodium-dependent phosphate transport protein 2A isoform X1, which yields MMSYGERLEGRAVSPLPVCGGHMMRGAAFAYVPSPQVLHRIPGTSAYAFPSLGPVALAEQGCPYGEVLEHHDPLPAKLAQEDEQKPEPGLAQKLRRAGLTLLKVPLMLVFLYLFVCSLDVLSSAFQLAGGKVAGDIFKDNAILSNPVAALVVGILVTVLVQSSSTSTSIVVSMVSSGLLEVSSAIPIIMGSNIGTSVTNTIVALMQAGDRTDFRRAFAGATVHDCFNWLSVLVLLPLEAATGYLHHITRLVVASFNIHGGRNAPDLLKIITEPFTKLIIQLDKSVITSIATGDESLRNHSLIRIWCHPNPTEVPSRRPRAEANTSWMLGNATMEKCGHIFVDTGLPDLAVGLILLAGSLVLLCTCLILLVKMLNSLLKGQVAKVIQKVINTDFPTPFTWATGYFAMVVGAGMTFVVQSSSVFTSAITPLIGLGVISLERAYPLTLGANIGTTTTAILAALASPREKLSSAFQIALCHFFFNISGILLWYPVPCTRLPICMAEALGKRTAKYRWFAVLYLLLCFLLLPSLVFGISMAGWQAMVGVGTPFGALLAFVVLVSMLQSRSPGRLPKWLQTWDFLPRWMHSLQPLDHLITRATLCCARPEPRSPPLPARVFLEELPPATPSPRLAMPSHHNATHL from the exons ATGATGTCCTACGGAGAGAGGTTGGAGGGCCGGGCTGTCTCCCCACTCCCAGTCTGTGGGGGGCACATGATGCGTGGGGCGGCCTTTGCCTATGTGCCCAGCCCACAGG TCCTGCACAGGATTCCAGGGACCTCAGCCTATGCCTTCCCCAGCCTGGGCCCCGTGGCCCTCGCCGAGCAAGGCTGCCCCTACGGGGAGGTTCTGGAGCACCATGACCCGCTGCCTGCCAAGCTGGCCCAGGAGGATGAGCAGAAGCCAG AGCCTGGGTTGGCCCAGAAGCTGCGCCGGGCTGGCTTGACCCTCCTCAAGGTACCACTGATGCTCGTCTTCCTCTACCTCTTCGTCTGCTCCCTGGACGTGCTCAGCTCAGCCTTCCAGCTGGCCGGAG GGAAGGTGGCTGGCGACATCTTCAAGGACAATGCCATCCTGTCCAACCCGGTGGCGGCGCTGGTGGTGGGGATCCTTGTGACCGTGCTGGTGCAGAGCTCCAGCACCTCCACATCCATCGTGGTCAGCATGGTCTCCTCCGGCT TGCTGGAGGTAAGCTCTGCCATCCCCATCATCATGGGCTCCAACATCGGCACCTCCGTCACCAACACCATCGTGGCCCTGATGCAGGCGGGGGACAGGACTGACTTCCGGCG ggccttcgCGGGGGCCACAGTGCACGACTGCTTTAACTGGCTGTCAGTTCTGGTCCTGCTGCCCCTGGAGGCTGCCACCGGGTACCTGCACCACATCACTCGACTTGTGGTGGCCTCCTTCAACATCCATGGCGGCCGCAATGCCCCTGACCTGCTCAAGATCATCACGGAGCCCTTCACTAAGCTCATCATTCAG CTGGACAAGTCCGTGATTACCAGCATTGCCACGGGGGATGAGTCCCTGAGAAATCACAGTCTCATCCGGATCTGGTGCCACCCAAACCCCACGGAG GTTCCCTCCCGCAGGCCCAGGGCAGAGGCCAACACCAGCTGGATGCTCGGAAATGCCACTATGGAGAAAT GCGGCCATATTTTCGTGGACACAGGACTGCCTGACCTGGCTGTGGGGCTCATCCTGCTGGCTGGCTCCCTGGTGCTCCTGTGCACCTGCCTCATCCTCCTCGTCAAGATGCTCAACTCTCTGCTCAAGGGCCAGGTGGCCAAGGTCATTCAGAAGGTTATCAACACTG ACTTTCCCACCCCCTTCACCTGGGCCACAGGCTACTTTGCCATGGTGGTGGGCGCTGGCATGACCTTCGTTGTCCAGAGCAGTTCTGTGTTCACCTCGGCCATCACCCCACTCATCG GCCTGGGTGTGATCAGCCTTGAGCGCGCCTACCCACTCACACTGGGCGCCAACATCGGCACCACCACCACGGCCATCCTGGCTGCACTGGCCAGCCCCCGGGAGAAGCTGTCCAGTGCTTTCCAG ATTGCCCTCTGCCACTTCTTCTTCAACATCTCAGGCATCCTGCTGTGGTACCCAGTGCCCTGCACGCGCCTGCCCATCTGCATGGCCGAGGCACTGGGCAAACGCACCGCCAAGTACCGCTGGTTCGCCGTCCTCTACCTCCTACTGTGCTTCCTACTGCTGCCGTCGCTGGTGTTTGGCATCTCCATGGCAGGCTGGCAGGCCATGGTAGGTGTGGGCACACCCTTTGGGGCTCTGCTGGCCTTTGTGGTACTTGTCAGCATGCTGCAGAGTCGCAGCCCCGGGCGCCTGCCCAAGTGGCTGCAGACATGGGACTTCCTGCCCCGCTGGATGCACTCCCTGCAGCCCCTGGACCACCTCATCACCCGCGCTACCTTGTGTTGTGCCAGGCCCGAGCCCCGCTCACCCCCGCTGCCCGCCAGGGTCTTCCTGGAGGAGTTGCCCCCTGCCACACCCTCCCCCCGCCTTGCGATGCCCAGTCACCACAATGCCACCCATCTCTAG
- the SLC34A1 gene encoding sodium-dependent phosphate transport protein 2A isoform X2 has protein sequence MMSYGERLEGRAVSPLPVCGGHMMRGAAFAYVPSPQVLHRIPGTSAYAFPSLGPVALAEQGCPYGEVLEHHDPLPAKLAQEDEQKPEPGLAQKLRRAGLTLLKVPLMLVFLYLFVCSLDVLSSAFQLAGGKVAGDIFKDNAILSNPVAALVVGILVTVLVQSSSTSTSIVVSMVSSGLLEVSSAIPIIMGSNIGTSVTNTIVALMQAGDRTDFRRAFAGATVHDCFNWLSVLVLLPLEAATGYLHHITRLVVASFNIHGGRNAPDLLKIITEPFTKLIIQLDKSVITSIATGDESLRNHSLIRIWCHPNPTEVPSRRPRAEANTSWMLGNATMEKCGHIFVDTGLPDLAVGLILLAGSLVLLCTCLILLVKMLNSLLKGQVAKVIQKVINTGLGVISLERAYPLTLGANIGTTTTAILAALASPREKLSSAFQIALCHFFFNISGILLWYPVPCTRLPICMAEALGKRTAKYRWFAVLYLLLCFLLLPSLVFGISMAGWQAMVGVGTPFGALLAFVVLVSMLQSRSPGRLPKWLQTWDFLPRWMHSLQPLDHLITRATLCCARPEPRSPPLPARVFLEELPPATPSPRLAMPSHHNATHL, from the exons ATGATGTCCTACGGAGAGAGGTTGGAGGGCCGGGCTGTCTCCCCACTCCCAGTCTGTGGGGGGCACATGATGCGTGGGGCGGCCTTTGCCTATGTGCCCAGCCCACAGG TCCTGCACAGGATTCCAGGGACCTCAGCCTATGCCTTCCCCAGCCTGGGCCCCGTGGCCCTCGCCGAGCAAGGCTGCCCCTACGGGGAGGTTCTGGAGCACCATGACCCGCTGCCTGCCAAGCTGGCCCAGGAGGATGAGCAGAAGCCAG AGCCTGGGTTGGCCCAGAAGCTGCGCCGGGCTGGCTTGACCCTCCTCAAGGTACCACTGATGCTCGTCTTCCTCTACCTCTTCGTCTGCTCCCTGGACGTGCTCAGCTCAGCCTTCCAGCTGGCCGGAG GGAAGGTGGCTGGCGACATCTTCAAGGACAATGCCATCCTGTCCAACCCGGTGGCGGCGCTGGTGGTGGGGATCCTTGTGACCGTGCTGGTGCAGAGCTCCAGCACCTCCACATCCATCGTGGTCAGCATGGTCTCCTCCGGCT TGCTGGAGGTAAGCTCTGCCATCCCCATCATCATGGGCTCCAACATCGGCACCTCCGTCACCAACACCATCGTGGCCCTGATGCAGGCGGGGGACAGGACTGACTTCCGGCG ggccttcgCGGGGGCCACAGTGCACGACTGCTTTAACTGGCTGTCAGTTCTGGTCCTGCTGCCCCTGGAGGCTGCCACCGGGTACCTGCACCACATCACTCGACTTGTGGTGGCCTCCTTCAACATCCATGGCGGCCGCAATGCCCCTGACCTGCTCAAGATCATCACGGAGCCCTTCACTAAGCTCATCATTCAG CTGGACAAGTCCGTGATTACCAGCATTGCCACGGGGGATGAGTCCCTGAGAAATCACAGTCTCATCCGGATCTGGTGCCACCCAAACCCCACGGAG GTTCCCTCCCGCAGGCCCAGGGCAGAGGCCAACACCAGCTGGATGCTCGGAAATGCCACTATGGAGAAAT GCGGCCATATTTTCGTGGACACAGGACTGCCTGACCTGGCTGTGGGGCTCATCCTGCTGGCTGGCTCCCTGGTGCTCCTGTGCACCTGCCTCATCCTCCTCGTCAAGATGCTCAACTCTCTGCTCAAGGGCCAGGTGGCCAAGGTCATTCAGAAGGTTATCAACACTG GCCTGGGTGTGATCAGCCTTGAGCGCGCCTACCCACTCACACTGGGCGCCAACATCGGCACCACCACCACGGCCATCCTGGCTGCACTGGCCAGCCCCCGGGAGAAGCTGTCCAGTGCTTTCCAG ATTGCCCTCTGCCACTTCTTCTTCAACATCTCAGGCATCCTGCTGTGGTACCCAGTGCCCTGCACGCGCCTGCCCATCTGCATGGCCGAGGCACTGGGCAAACGCACCGCCAAGTACCGCTGGTTCGCCGTCCTCTACCTCCTACTGTGCTTCCTACTGCTGCCGTCGCTGGTGTTTGGCATCTCCATGGCAGGCTGGCAGGCCATGGTAGGTGTGGGCACACCCTTTGGGGCTCTGCTGGCCTTTGTGGTACTTGTCAGCATGCTGCAGAGTCGCAGCCCCGGGCGCCTGCCCAAGTGGCTGCAGACATGGGACTTCCTGCCCCGCTGGATGCACTCCCTGCAGCCCCTGGACCACCTCATCACCCGCGCTACCTTGTGTTGTGCCAGGCCCGAGCCCCGCTCACCCCCGCTGCCCGCCAGGGTCTTCCTGGAGGAGTTGCCCCCTGCCACACCCTCCCCCCGCCTTGCGATGCCCAGTCACCACAATGCCACCCATCTCTAG
- the SLC34A1 gene encoding sodium-dependent phosphate transport protein 2A isoform X3 codes for MMSYGERLEGRAVSPLPVCGGHMMRGAAFAYVPSPQVLHRIPGTSAYAFPSLGPVALAEQGCPYGEVLEHHDPLPAKLAQEDEQKPEPGLAQKLRRAGLTLLKVPLMLVFLYLFVCSLDVLSSAFQLAGGKVAGDIFKDNAILSNPVAALVVGILVTVLVQSSSTSTSIVVSMVSSGLLEVSSAIPIIMGSNIGTSVTNTIVALMQAGDRTDFRRAFAGATVHDCFNWLSVLVLLPLEAATGYLHHITRLVVASFNIHGGRNAPDLLKIITEPFTKLIIQLDKSVITSIATGDESLRNHSLIRIWCHPNPTEQNLKETKVTHFELHKKQAVEGSSSAVVILESSEIPAACLQLHSPGLPLKDAPANVALTQWNPQ; via the exons ATGATGTCCTACGGAGAGAGGTTGGAGGGCCGGGCTGTCTCCCCACTCCCAGTCTGTGGGGGGCACATGATGCGTGGGGCGGCCTTTGCCTATGTGCCCAGCCCACAGG TCCTGCACAGGATTCCAGGGACCTCAGCCTATGCCTTCCCCAGCCTGGGCCCCGTGGCCCTCGCCGAGCAAGGCTGCCCCTACGGGGAGGTTCTGGAGCACCATGACCCGCTGCCTGCCAAGCTGGCCCAGGAGGATGAGCAGAAGCCAG AGCCTGGGTTGGCCCAGAAGCTGCGCCGGGCTGGCTTGACCCTCCTCAAGGTACCACTGATGCTCGTCTTCCTCTACCTCTTCGTCTGCTCCCTGGACGTGCTCAGCTCAGCCTTCCAGCTGGCCGGAG GGAAGGTGGCTGGCGACATCTTCAAGGACAATGCCATCCTGTCCAACCCGGTGGCGGCGCTGGTGGTGGGGATCCTTGTGACCGTGCTGGTGCAGAGCTCCAGCACCTCCACATCCATCGTGGTCAGCATGGTCTCCTCCGGCT TGCTGGAGGTAAGCTCTGCCATCCCCATCATCATGGGCTCCAACATCGGCACCTCCGTCACCAACACCATCGTGGCCCTGATGCAGGCGGGGGACAGGACTGACTTCCGGCG ggccttcgCGGGGGCCACAGTGCACGACTGCTTTAACTGGCTGTCAGTTCTGGTCCTGCTGCCCCTGGAGGCTGCCACCGGGTACCTGCACCACATCACTCGACTTGTGGTGGCCTCCTTCAACATCCATGGCGGCCGCAATGCCCCTGACCTGCTCAAGATCATCACGGAGCCCTTCACTAAGCTCATCATTCAG CTGGACAAGTCCGTGATTACCAGCATTGCCACGGGGGATGAGTCCCTGAGAAATCACAGTCTCATCCGGATCTGGTGCCACCCAAACCCCACGGAG CAAAACCTGAAAGAGAccaaagtcacacattttgaacTTCACAAAAAGCAAGCTGTGGAAGGGAGCTCCTCAGCCGTGGTGATCCTCGAGTCCTCTGAAATCCCTGCTGCCTGCCTGCAGCTGCATTCACCTGGTCTCCCCTTGAAGGATGCACCAGCAAATGTAGCTCTCACCCAATGGAATCCTCAGTGA
- the PFN3 gene encoding profilin-3 produces the protein MGEWKGYISAVLRDQRIDDVAIVGHSDNRCVWASRPGGLLAAISPQEVGVLTGPDRRTFLQAGLSVAGRRCCVIRDHLLAKGDGVLDARTKGLDGRAICVGHTPRVLLVLMGRRGVHGGILNKKMHELIHGLRSQGT, from the coding sequence ATGGGCGAGTGGAAAGGCTACATCAGTGCGGTGCTGCGGGACCAGCGCATCGACGACGTGGCCATCGTGGGCCACTCGGACAATCGCTGCGTGTGGGCATCGCGGCCCGGTGGCCTGCTGGCGGCCATCTCACCGCAGGAGGTGGGTGTACTCACGGGGCCGGACCGGCGCACCTTCCTGCAGGCGGGCCTGAGCGTGGCGGGCCGCCGCTGCTGCGTCATCCGAGACCACCTGCTGGCCAAGGGAGACGGAGTGCTGGACGCGCGCACTAAGGGGCTGGACGGGCGCGCCATCTGCGTGGGCCACACGCCGCGTGTGCTCCTCGTGCTCATGGGCCGGCGGGGTGTGCATGGGGGCATTCTCAACAAGAAGATGCACGAGCTGATCCACGGGCTGCGCTCGCAGGGCACCTAG